One region of Pseudomonas alvandae genomic DNA includes:
- a CDS encoding sigma-54-dependent Fis family transcriptional regulator, translating to MAAPAPALTHEAIIQASWSRCRAFGLNHQSVPAFDQLPADGIAQLLESQHSLVQTTHQEVLPYYENILSNSNCLIMLADHQGQVLTSWGTQRFIDPKLAHGFSAGASWMERCTGTNAIGTALACEQAVHIEHDEHFLKANRFMTGSAAPIFDAERKVIAVLDVSSDSYLPPSHTLGMVKMMSQTVENRLILNLFRGEHFQLTFNTGLNNLDSQWAGLLIFDETGQILSANRRADNLLGLSLSRVSIESLFKVSLMELLNQPDGLPFALQASGRNRFQCLLKRPKQLSVKPRIFAEPTPSPTPAPANTGISLNSLHFGDSRVEKAVRQAERLLEKDIPLLIHGETGVGKEVFVKALHQASSRCKQPFIAVNCAAIPAELVESELFGYEKGAFTGANQKGSIGLIRKADRGTLFLDEIGDMPLPTQARLLRVLQERCVQPVGSAELFPVDIRIISATNRSLREQVQLGRFREDLYYRIGGLTLELPPLRERSDKQALFKRLWEHHREPTQWAGLSREVLELFEQHPWPGNLRQVSSVLQVALAMAEEQPIRPEHLPDDFFVDLEMEPVETPEPLTVDLNDAEDLNRQLQAVGGNISHLARRLGVSRNTLYKRLRQSES from the coding sequence ATGGCCGCACCTGCTCCTGCCTTGACCCACGAGGCCATCATCCAGGCTTCCTGGTCCCGTTGCCGTGCCTTTGGCCTGAATCACCAGAGCGTGCCTGCGTTCGATCAACTACCGGCCGACGGCATCGCTCAGTTGCTGGAGAGCCAGCATTCACTGGTGCAGACCACCCACCAGGAAGTCTTGCCGTACTACGAGAACATCCTCAGCAATTCCAATTGCCTGATCATGCTGGCCGACCATCAAGGCCAGGTCCTGACCTCCTGGGGCACCCAGCGCTTCATCGACCCGAAACTGGCCCATGGCTTCAGCGCCGGCGCGAGCTGGATGGAGCGCTGCACCGGGACCAACGCCATCGGCACCGCGCTGGCCTGCGAGCAGGCCGTGCACATCGAACATGATGAACACTTCCTCAAGGCCAACCGCTTCATGACCGGTTCCGCGGCGCCGATCTTCGACGCCGAACGCAAGGTCATCGCGGTGCTGGACGTCTCCAGCGACAGCTATCTGCCGCCCTCCCACACCCTGGGCATGGTCAAGATGATGAGCCAGACCGTGGAGAACCGGCTGATCCTCAACCTGTTTCGCGGTGAACATTTCCAGCTGACGTTCAACACCGGGCTGAACAACCTCGACAGCCAATGGGCCGGGCTGCTGATTTTCGATGAAACCGGTCAAATCCTGTCGGCCAATCGCCGCGCCGACAATCTGCTGGGCCTGAGCCTGTCGCGGGTGAGCATCGAAAGCCTGTTCAAGGTCTCGCTGATGGAGCTGTTGAACCAGCCCGACGGCCTGCCGTTCGCCTTGCAGGCGTCCGGACGCAATCGCTTCCAGTGCCTGCTCAAGCGGCCGAAACAGCTTTCGGTCAAGCCACGCATTTTCGCCGAACCGACGCCCTCGCCGACGCCAGCGCCGGCCAACACCGGGATCAGTCTCAACTCTCTGCACTTTGGCGACAGTCGCGTGGAAAAAGCCGTGCGCCAGGCTGAGCGCTTGCTTGAAAAAGATATTCCGCTGCTGATCCATGGAGAAACCGGCGTTGGCAAGGAAGTGTTCGTCAAAGCGCTGCACCAGGCCAGTTCGCGTTGCAAGCAACCGTTCATCGCGGTCAACTGCGCGGCGATTCCCGCCGAGCTGGTGGAATCGGAACTGTTCGGTTACGAAAAAGGCGCCTTCACCGGCGCCAATCAAAAGGGCAGCATTGGCCTGATCCGCAAGGCGGATCGCGGCACGTTGTTCCTCGACGAAATCGGTGACATGCCGCTGCCGACCCAGGCCCGACTGCTGCGAGTCCTGCAGGAGCGTTGCGTGCAACCGGTGGGCAGCGCCGAGCTTTTCCCGGTGGATATTCGCATCATCTCCGCCACCAACCGCTCGCTGCGTGAACAGGTGCAACTGGGGCGGTTTCGTGAGGATCTCTACTACCGCATCGGCGGCCTGACCCTGGAGCTGCCGCCGCTGCGCGAACGCAGCGACAAGCAGGCGCTGTTCAAACGCCTTTGGGAACACCACCGCGAGCCGACCCAATGGGCTGGCCTGAGCCGTGAAGTCCTGGAGTTGTTCGAGCAACATCCTTGGCCGGGCAATCTGCGGCAAGTCAGCAGTGTGCTGCAAGTTGCCCTGGCCATGGCCGAGGAGCAGCCGATCCGCCCGGAGCATCTTCCTGACGACTTCTTCGTTGACTTGGAAATGGAACCGGTGGAGACGCCGGAGCCACTGACGGTGGACCTGAACGATGCCGAAGACCTGAACCGCCAGTTGCAGGCGGTGGGCGGGAACATTTCCCACCTGGCGCGGCGCCTCGGAGTCAGCCGCAACACCTTGTACAAGCGCCTGCGACAATCTGAAAGCTGA
- a CDS encoding anti-virulence regulator CigR family protein, translating to MFKSRSLIAAVTCFALAAGPGIVVADPGNGKGNAQFDQGQGQGGKGGQGNKGGQGNAGNKGNQGGQGNSGNKGNQGGKGNQGGGDWHNGPSIDRGGILGVIGGYRDYWSPGPALPPGIQKNLARGKPLPPGIAKKLDGRLLGRLPHYDGYEWQQVGTDLILVAIASGIIYEVLNGAFD from the coding sequence ATGTTCAAATCGCGCTCGTTGATTGCTGCAGTCACCTGTTTCGCCTTGGCCGCGGGCCCTGGGATTGTTGTGGCGGACCCGGGTAACGGCAAGGGAAACGCTCAATTCGATCAAGGCCAGGGGCAAGGAGGCAAGGGCGGACAGGGCAACAAGGGCGGACAGGGAAATGCTGGCAATAAGGGTAACCAGGGCGGCCAGGGAAACTCCGGTAACAAGGGCAACCAGGGTGGCAAAGGCAACCAGGGCGGTGGCGATTGGCATAACGGCCCGAGCATCGATCGTGGCGGCATTCTTGGCGTGATTGGCGGTTATCGCGATTACTGGAGCCCAGGCCCGGCACTGCCGCCGGGTATCCAGAAGAACCTGGCCCGTGGCAAACCGCTCCCCCCTGGCATCGCCAAGAAGCTCGACGGGCGTTTGCTGGGGCGTTTGCCGCACTATGACGGTTATGAATGGCAGCAGGTTGGCACGGACTTGATTCTGGTGGCGATCGCCAGCGGTATCATCTATGAAGTGCTCAACGGTGCGTTCGACTGA